A genome region from Christensenella minuta includes the following:
- a CDS encoding LytTR family DNA-binding domain-containing protein has product MSETSSFRARRRSGCNSKTAFSCRPLNWRSQASGKLERESILYLVNEHRQVQASIKEQEAVLPPQFYRLHRSYFVNCGYVAKIERYRLTLITGDELPVPKMRDTQIRSEIAGIIESKGKRE; this is encoded by the coding sequence GTGTCGGAAACCTCCTCGTTTCGGGCGCGGAGGCGATCAGGATGCAATTCCAAAACGGCTTTCTCATGCCGTCCTTTGAACTGGAGGAGCCAAGCTTCCGGCAAATTGGAACGGGAAAGCATCTTGTATCTGGTGAACGAGCACAGGCAGGTACAGGCTTCGATCAAAGAGCAGGAAGCAGTGCTGCCGCCCCAGTTTTACCGGCTGCACAGGAGTTATTTCGTCAACTGCGGTTACGTGGCAAAGATAGAGCGGTATAGGTTGACGCTGATTACAGGGGACGAGCTTCCGGTACCCAAAATGCGGGATACTCAAATACGCAGTGAGATCGCGGGAATCATAGAGTCAAAAGGGAAAAGGGAATGA